A region from the Lycium barbarum isolate Lr01 chromosome 8, ASM1917538v2, whole genome shotgun sequence genome encodes:
- the LOC132605683 gene encoding putative pentatricopeptide repeat-containing protein At1g12700, mitochondrial, translating into MKISSVRFPCYGNSFLSTFRAYYSSHNNTSISAKGKLGLNSKIENVKCLDDAVTLFHQMVRMKPPPSVVSFSKLFKTVLTMKHYSAVVSLFGEMQKLGTPIDGVILNSVINSYCLMHRVDCAFSVLPIYLKNGIPFNVVTFNTLIRGLFAENKVKDAVELFKKLVREKICVPNEFTYATVMNGLSKRGHTEKTLSLLRLMEQGNTKPNIKNYNIVIDALCKDGNLDAAISLLNEMKQKGIPPDIITYNSLINGFCKLCQWEKVKTLFSEMVNFNLYPNVRTFNMMIDGLCKEGKVEDAEEVMRHMTHKGVEPDVITYNAIMDGYCLRGQLYRARIMFDIMIDKCIEPDIISYNILINGYCKEKKLVEAMQLLREISQRGLKPNTFTYTTILQGLFVVGRIGSAEKIYVEMLSAGSIPDLYTHVTLLNGYFKYGLVEEAMSLFNKLERKRENVDIELYNIVIKGLCKNGKLDEAHAIFEKLSSIGLLSDVRTYTAMINGFCLEGMFDEAKDMLRKMEDNGCLSNNVTYNVIVQGFLRCSKISEMATFMKEMTGRGFSFYATTSELLVKAISENPSVLDMIPELH; encoded by the coding sequence ATGAAGATAAGTTCTGTGCGTTTCCCTTGCTATGGGAACTCTTTCCTTTCTACATTTAGAGCTTATTATTCAAGTCATAATAATACATCTATTTCTGCAAAGGGTAAACTTGGGTTAAATAGCAAGATTGAGAATGTCAAGTGTTTAGATGATGCTGTTACTCTCTTCCATCAAATGGTTAGAATGAAGCCTCCTCCTTCAGTTGTCAGTTTCTCTAAATTGTTTAAGACTGTACTAACTATGAAGCATTATTCTGCTGTGGTTTCTCTTTTTGGAGAAATGCAGAAATTGGGTACCCCAATTGACGGAGTCATCTTGAATAGCGTGATTAACAGTTATTGCCTGATGCATCGTGTTGACTGTGCATTTTCGGTATTACCCATTTACTTGAAGAATGGCATTCCATTTAATGTTGTCACCTTTAACACCCTAATAAGGGGATTATTTGCTGAAAATAAGGTTAAAGATGCGGTTGAATTGTTCAAAAAGTTGGTTAGAGAGAAGATTTGTGTGCCCAACGAATTCACATATGCAACTGTCATGAATGGACTCAGCAAAAGGGGCCATACTGAGAAGACTTTGAGTTTGCTCCGGTTAATGGAACAGGGGAATACTAAGCCCAACATAAAGAACTACAACATTGTGATAGATGCGCTTTGCAAAGATGGAAACTTAGATGCTGCCATCAGCCTTTTGAATGAGATGAAGCAGAAAGGCATTCCTCCGGACATAATCACTTATAATTCATTAATTAATGGTTTTTGTAAGCTTTGTCAATGGGAAAAGGTTAAGACTTTGTTCTCTGAGATGGTGAACTTTAATCTTTATCCAAATGTGCGCACCTTTAACATGATGATTGATGGACTATGCAAAGAAGGGAAAGTTGAAGATGCCGAGGAAGTAATGAGACACATGACCCATAAAGGTGTAGAGCCTGATGTGATCACCTATAATGCGATAATGGATGGATATTGTTTACGTGGTCAACTGTATAGAGCGAGGATAATGTTTGATATCATGATAGATAAGTGCATTGAGCCTGACATTATTAGCTATAACATACTAATAAATGGATATTGTAAGGAAAAAAAATTGGTCGAGGCCATGCAATTGTTGCGTGAAATTTCTCAAAGGGGATTAAAACCTAATACTTTTACCTACACTACTATCTTGCAAGGCCTATTTGTAGTTGGAAGAATTGGATCTGCTGAAAAAATCTATGTTGAGATGCTATCTGCAGGGTCTATTCCTGATTTGTACACTCATGTCACATTGCTCAATGGTTATTTTAAGTATGGGCTGGTTGAAGAAGCTATGTCACTTTTTAATAAGTTGGAAAGGAAGAgagaaaatgttgatattgaatTGTACAATATTGTCATTAAAGGATTGTGCAAAAATGGTAAACTCGACGAAGCTCATGCCATATTCGAGAAGCTTTCTTCAATTGGATTGCTTTCGGATGTGAGAACATACACCGCAATGATAAATGGATTTTGTCTTGAAGGAATGTTTGATGAAGCTAAAGATATGCTAAGAAAAATGGAAGACAACGGTTGCTTATCAAACAATGTCACTTATAATGTTATTGTGCAAGGATTTCTTAGGTGTAGCAAAATTAGTGAAATggcaactttcatgaaggaaatGACTGGAAGGGGCTTCTCATTTTATGCAACTACATCTGAGTTACTGGTAAAGGCTATAAGCGAGAATCCTTCCGTCCTTGACATGATACCAGAGCTTCACTGA
- the LOC132605682 gene encoding putative pentatricopeptide repeat-containing protein At1g12700, mitochondrial gives MKIISVRFPRYGNPFNSFLSTFRACYSSRNNTSISVKGKLGLNSKIENVKCLDDAVTLFHQLVRMKPLPSVISFSKLFKTILTMKHYSTMVSLFGEMQKLDIPISNSILNIVINSYCLMHRVDCAFSVLPIYLKNGIPFDVVTFNTLIRGIFAENKVKDAVELFKKLVREKICEPNEVTYATVMNGLSKRGHTEKTLSLLRLMEQGSTKPGIKNYSIVIDALCKDRNLDAAISLLNEMKQKGIPPNIVTYNSLIDGLCKLGRWEKVKMLFAEMVNLNTYPDVRTFNILIDGLCKEGKVEDAMEIMRHMTHKGVEPNLITYNAIMDGYCLCGQLDRARKMFDIMIDKCIEPDIISYSILINGSCKKKKMVEAMQLFHEISQKGLKPDIFTYTTILQGLFEVGRIGSAKEFFDEMLSTGPIPNLYTHCTLLNSYFKHGFVEEAMSQFNKLESEIEYTSIVFYGVVINGLCKNGKLHEAHAIFEKVSLMGLLPDVRIYNTLINGFCREGLLDEAKAMLRKMEDNGYLPNNVTYNVLVQGFLRCSKISEMAAFMKEMTGRGFSFDASTSEILVKVISANPSVLDMIPELYSETKK, from the coding sequence ATGAAGATAATTTCTGTGCGTTTCCCTCGCTATGGTAATCCGTTTAACTCTTTCCTTTCTACATTTAGAGCTTGTTATTCAAGTCGTAATAATACATCTATTTCAGTAAAGGGTAAACTTGGGTTAAATAGCAAGATTGAGAATGTTAAGTGCTTAGATGATGCTGTTACTCTCTTCCATCAATTGGTTAGAATGAAGCCTCTTCCTTCAGTTATCAGTTTCTCTAAATTATTTAAGACTATACTAACTATGAAGCATTATTCTACTATGGTTTCTCTTTTTGGAGAAATGCAGAAACTGGATATCCCAATTAGTAATTCCATCTTGAATATTGTGATTAACAGTTATTGCCTTATGCATCGTGTTGACTGTGCATTTTCGGTATTACCCATTTACTTGAAGAATGGCATTCCATTTGATGTTGTCACCTTTAACACCCTAATTAGGGGAATCTTTGCTGAAAATAAGGTTAAAGATGCGGTTGAATTGTTCAAGAAATTGGTTAGAGAGAAGATCTGTGAGCCCAACGAAGTCACATATGCAACCGTCATGAATGGGCTTAGTAAAAGGGGTCATACTGAGAAGACTTTGAGTTTGCTCCGGTTAATGGAACAAGGGAGCACTAAGCCCGGCATAAAGAACTACAGCATTGTGATAGATGCTCTTTGCAAAGATAGAAACTTAGATGCTGCTATCAGCCTTCTGAACGAGATGAAGCAGAAAGGTATTCCTCCAAACATAGTCACATATAATTCATTAATTGATGGTTTGTGTAAGCTTGGTCGGTGGGAAAAGGTTAAGATGTTGTTCGCTGAGATGGTGAACCTTAATACTTATCCAGATGTGAGAACCTTTAACATACTTATAGATGGACTATGCAAAGAAGGGAAAGTTGAAGATGCCATGGAAATAATGAGACACATGACCCATAAAGGTGTAGAGCCTAATTTGATCACTTATAATGCGATAATGGATGGATATTGTTTGTGTGGTCAACTTGATAGAGCGAGGAAAATGTTTGATATCATGATTGATAAGTGCATTGAGCCTGACATTATTAGCTATAGCATACTAATAAATGGATCCTGTAAGAAAAAGAAAATGGTTGAGGCAATGCAATTGTTTCATGAAATTTCTCAAAAGGGATTAAAACCTGATATCTTTACCTACACTACTATTTTGCAAGGTCTATTTGAAGTTGGAAGAATTGGCTCTGCAAAAGAATTCTTTGATGAGATGCTGTCAACGGGGCCCATACCTAATTTATACACTCATTGCACTTTGCTCAATAGTTATTTTAAGCACGGATTTGTTGAAGAAGCTATGTCACAGTTTAATAAGTTGGAAAGTGAGATAGAGTATACTAGTATTGTATTTTACGGTGTTGTGATTAATGGATTGTGCAAAAATGGTAAACTCCATGAAGCTCATGCGATTTTCGAGAAGGTTTCTTTAATGGGATTGCTTCCGGATGTGAGAATATACAATACTTTGATAAATGGATTTTGTCGAGAAGGGTTGTTGGATGAAGCTAAAGCTATGCTTAGAAAAATGGAGGACAATGGTTATTTGCCAAACAATGTCACTTACAACGTTCTTGTGCAAGGATTTCTCAGGTGCAGCAAAATTAGCGAAATGGCAGCTTTCATGAAGGAAATGACTGGAAGGGGCTTCTCATTTGATGCAAGTACATCTGAGATTCTGGTAAAGGTTATAAGCGCGAATCCTTCCGTTCTTGACATGATACCAGAGCTTTACTCGGAAACTAAGAAGTGA
- the LOC132605676 gene encoding putative pentatricopeptide repeat-containing protein At1g12700, mitochondrial: MKIISLRNGIIPLFSFFDVSHSCSAITVYYSTHSNTSIYAKGKLGLNTKIENVKCFDDAVTLFHQLVRMKHLPSVVSFSKLFKTILTMKHYSAVVSLFREMQKKDIPISNSILSNVINSYCLMRRADCAFSVLPIYLKNGIPFDNITFTTLIRGIFAENKVKDAVELFKKLVREKICEPNEVMYATVMNGLSKTGHTEKTLSLLRLVEQENTKPNIYNYNIVVDALCKDRNLDAAISLLNEMKQKGIPPDIITYNSLIDGFCKLCQWEKVKTLFSKMVNFNLYPNVRTFNILIDGVCKEGKVEDAEEVMRHMTHKGVEPDVITYNAIMDGYCLRGQLDRARRVFDFMIDKNIEPSIISYGVLINGYCKKKKLTEAMQLFHEISQKGLKPDIFTYTTILQGLFEVGRIVSARKIYDEMLSAGPDPNLYTHVTLLNGYFKYGLVEEAMSFVNKLEKKIEYASNEFYNVVINGLCKNGKVDKARATFEKLSSIGLLPNVITYNTMINGFCLEGLLDEAKDMLRKMEDNGCLPNNVTYNVFVQGFLRCNKISGMTTFMKEMTGRGFSFDATTSEILVKVISVNPSVLDMIPELHSKNKK, encoded by the exons ATGAAGATAATCTCTCTGCGAAATGGTATTATTCCCTTATTCTCTTTCTTTGATGTTTCCCATTCTTGTTCTGCAATTACAGTTTATTATTCAACTCATAGTAATACATCCATTTATGCAAAGGGTAAACTTGGGTTAAATACCAAGATTGAGAATGTTAAGTGTTTTGATGATGCTGTTACTCTCTTCCATCAATTGGTTAGAATGAAGCATCTTCCTTCAGTTGTCAGTTTCTCTAAATTGTTTAAGACTATACTAACTATGAAGCATTATTCTGCTGTGGTTTCTCTTTTTCGAGAAATGCAGAAAAAGGATATCCCAATTAGTAATTCCATCTTGAGTAATGTGATTAACAGTTACTGCCTGATGCGTCGTGCTGATTGTGCGTTTTCGGTTTTACCCATTTACTTGAAGAATGGCATTCCATTTGATAATATCACCTTTACCACTCTAATAAGGGGAATCTTTGCTGAAAATAAGGTCAAAGATGCAGTTGAGTTGTTCAAAAAATTGGTGAGAGAGAAGATTTGTGAGCCCAACGAAGTCATGTATGCAACCGTCATGAATGGGCTCAGTAAAACAGGTCATACTGAGAAGACTTTGAGTTTGCTCCGACTAGTGGAACAAGAGAACACTAAGCCCAACATCTATAACTACAACATTGTTGTTGATGCCCTTTGCAAA GATAGAAACTTAGATGCTGCCATCAGCCTTTTGAATGAGATGAAGCAGAAAGGCATTCCTCCGGACATAATCACTTATAATTCATTAATTGATGGTTTTTGTAAGCTTTGTCAATGGGAAAAGGTTAAGACTTTGTTCTCTAAGATGGTGAACTTTAATCTTTATCCAAATGTGCGTACCTTTAACATACTTATAGATGGAGTATGCAAAGAAGGGAAAGTTGAAGATGCCGAGGAAGTAATGAGACACATGACCCATAAAGGTGTAGAGCCTGATGTGATCACCTACAATGCGATAATGGACGGATATTGTTTACGTGGTCAACTGGATAGAGCGAGGAGGGTTTTTGATTTCATGATAGATAAGAATATTGAACCTAGCATTATTAGCTATGGCGTACTAATAAATGGATACTGTAAGAAAAAGAAATTGACCGAGGCAATGCAATTGTTTCATGAAATTTCTCAAAAGGGATTAAAACCTGATATCTTTACCTACACTACTATCTTACAAGGTCTATTTGAAGTTGGAAGAATTGTATCTGCTAGAAAAATTTATGATGAGATGTTGTCTGCGGGGCCCGATCCTAATCTATACACTCATGTCACGTTGCTCAATGGTTATTTTAAGTATGGACTTGTTGAAGAAGCAATGTCGTTCGTTAATAAGTTGGAAAAAAAGATAGAATATGCTAGTAATGAATTTTACAATGTTGTCATTAATGGATTGTGCAAAAATGGTAAAGTCGACAAAGCTCGTGCTACCTTTGAGAAGCTTTCTTCAATTGGATTGCTTCCAAATGTGATTACATATAATACAATGATAAATGGATTTTGTCTAGAAGGTTTGTTAGATGAAGCTAAAGATATGCTAAGAAAAATGGAGGACAACGGTTGTTTGCCGAACAATGTGACTTACAATGTCTTTGTGCAAGGATTTCTCAGGTGTAACAAAATTAGTGGAATGACAACTTTTATGAAGGAAATGACGGGAAGGGGCTTCTCATTTGATGCAACTACGTCTGAGATACTAGTAAAGGTTATAAGTGTGAATCCTTCCGTCCTTGACATGATACCAGAGCTTCACTCGAAAAATAAGAAGTGA